In the genome of Paenibacillus sp. GP183, the window AGCCTTGGGATAAAAGCTCCATGAGCACTATCGAAAAGGCCATTATGAAATCGGATTTGGGGCTCTCGCCTTCCAACGACGGCACCGTCATTCGTATCGTGATCCCCGCATTGACAGAAGAGCGCCGGACGGATTTGGTCAAAATGACGAAAAAGTACGGAGAAGAAGCGAAGATTGCGATTCGAAACATTCGCCGAGATGCTAACGATGAAATCAAAAAGCTGGAGAAATCGGGCATTTCGGAAGACGAATCCCGACGGCATCAAGAAGATATCCAGAAATTTACCGATAAATATATTGCTGAAGTAGACAAAGTATTGGCCTCCAAAGAAAAAGAAATTATGGAAGTGTAAGCTTCAGGCCAGTCCCCGGTATGTACTGGGGATTTTTCATCTTTCCTTAGGTGGGGGAACCAAGATGCTCAATCCGTTTAAGAAATGGCTCGGGAACTTAGAAAAAAAAGATGCTCCTATATCCCCGTCCATTGATCTGGCGAATGTTCCAACCCATGTGGCGATCATCATGGATGGCAATGGCCGCTGGGCGAAGCAGCGCGGGCTGCCGCGAGTTGCAGGGCATCATTCAGGCATGAAGAATGTGAAGAAAATTACGATTGCGGCTAATGATATCGGTGTAAAAGTACTAACGATGTACGCTTTTTCTACGGAAAACTGGAAAAGGCCAAAAGAGGAAGTTGAATTCCTGATGAAGCTTCCGCAGGAATTTTTTCCGATGGAAATTGCAGAATTAGTCGAAAAAAATGTCAGAATTCGCATGACCGGATGGAAGGAAAGCTTGCCGGATCATACCCTCAGCGCGATCGAGGATGCCATTGAACGTACCAAACATAATACCGGCCTTATCCTTAACTTTGCCTTGAATTACGGGGGGCGCAAGGAAATTTTAGCTGGCATTCAAGATATGGTTCAAGATGTACAAGCCGGAACCTTTCACATGGAAGATTTGGATGAAGAAACTTTTTCATCGTATATGCTTACGGAAGATCTTCCCGATCCGGATCTGCTCATTCGCACAAGCGGGGAACTGAGGCTCAGTAATTTTTTATTATGGCAGTTGGCCTACTCCGAGCTATGGTTTACAGATGCCTATTGGCCAGAATTCACTGAGGACATTTTTTACCAAGCTATTGCGGAATATCAGCGAAGAGCCAGAAGATACGGCGGCATTTAAAGTTACCAGGAGGAATTAACTTGAAGCAGCGCATCTTAACGGGGGTTATGGCCGGACTCTTCTTTTTTATTTTTCTGATGTTGGGAGGTTACTGGTACTCCGGATTGATCCTACTGCTTTCGATCATTGGGTACGATGAGTTTGCTCGTATGAATGATATGAAAAAGCATAGATGGACATCAGCAATCGGGTTAGCAGCTATGCTGCTCATCGCAATACCCTGGGAGACCAATTCATTTTTCTTGAATTTGGATCTGACAGCTGTCATTTGGATAGCTATGTTTGTTCTGCTTTTCATTACGGTATCATCCAAGAATGCCATTACGATTGATCAAATATCCGTGCTATGGCTGGGTGCTGTTTATATTGGCATGGGTTTCCATTATATGATGTCTATCCGAATTACCGATCATGGGTTATTTTGGTCGATCTTTATTTTCATATGTATTTGGGCTTCCGATTCAGGTGCTTATTTTGTGGGCTCGAAGCTGGGAAAGCATCCTTTATGGCCCCAGATCAGTCCGAAAAAATCAATCGAAGGCGCAATTGGCGGCATTATCTTCTCTGTTATAGCGGCTCTGATCTTTGCAGGATTTGTTCCTGAGCTTCTTACCTATGCACGAGCTATCCTGTTAGGGTTTGTTATCGCCATTGTAGGACAATTGGGAGATTTGATCCAATCCGCCTATAAAAGAGTGAAGGGCATTAAAGATTCAGGAAAGCTTCTGCCTGGACATGGCGGAGTCCTTGACCGAGTGGACAGCTGGCTGATCGTATTTCCATTTCTTTTCTGGCTCGGTCTTATTCCTCATTAAACCATTCGAGGTGACTATGACTAAACGTATAGCAATATTGGGCTCCACGGGTTCCATCGGGACACAAACCTTAGATGTCATCGCCCATGAACCGGAGCGGTATCAGGTTGAAGCTCTCTCGGGCGGCTATAATCTGGCTCTGCTTATTCAGCAGGTAAACCAGTTTCGTCCCAAATTTGTTTCCATCGCAAACAAAGCGCTTGCCGATGAATTGGCATTACATATCCCGTCTGGCACCAAAGTATATTACGGAGATGACGGGCTCATCCAAACAGCAGCAGGAACCGATGCTGATCTTGTCGTTACTGCATTGGTAGGCAGTCAAGGATTAAGGCCAACCTTG includes:
- the frr gene encoding ribosome recycling factor gives rise to the protein MPQSVKQSAEDRMDKAIGALKRDLASLRAGRATPALLDRIQVEYYGAMTPVNQLANLSTPDSRTLLIQPWDKSSMSTIEKAIMKSDLGLSPSNDGTVIRIVIPALTEERRTDLVKMTKKYGEEAKIAIRNIRRDANDEIKKLEKSGISEDESRRHQEDIQKFTDKYIAEVDKVLASKEKEIMEV
- a CDS encoding isoprenyl transferase; this encodes MLNPFKKWLGNLEKKDAPISPSIDLANVPTHVAIIMDGNGRWAKQRGLPRVAGHHSGMKNVKKITIAANDIGVKVLTMYAFSTENWKRPKEEVEFLMKLPQEFFPMEIAELVEKNVRIRMTGWKESLPDHTLSAIEDAIERTKHNTGLILNFALNYGGRKEILAGIQDMVQDVQAGTFHMEDLDEETFSSYMLTEDLPDPDLLIRTSGELRLSNFLLWQLAYSELWFTDAYWPEFTEDIFYQAIAEYQRRARRYGGI
- a CDS encoding phosphatidate cytidylyltransferase — protein: MKQRILTGVMAGLFFFIFLMLGGYWYSGLILLLSIIGYDEFARMNDMKKHRWTSAIGLAAMLLIAIPWETNSFFLNLDLTAVIWIAMFVLLFITVSSKNAITIDQISVLWLGAVYIGMGFHYMMSIRITDHGLFWSIFIFICIWASDSGAYFVGSKLGKHPLWPQISPKKSIEGAIGGIIFSVIAALIFAGFVPELLTYARAILLGFVIAIVGQLGDLIQSAYKRVKGIKDSGKLLPGHGGVLDRVDSWLIVFPFLFWLGLIPH